The following is a genomic window from Neodiprion virginianus isolate iyNeoVirg1 chromosome 1, iyNeoVirg1.1, whole genome shotgun sequence.
TTTCACTGTTCTTTGTCACTACGGGATTTAAAGACCATTCTTCGATCTAGGGACGAGATTgtgtaatttcacttttcatatttttcaccgtcCAGGATCATTGgttgattaaattttacaaactaGTCAGAATGCTCGGATAGtgggaaatgtgaaaagtgaaattactCAATCGCATCCCTGGTATTGCGAGCTTCCGAAGGAGCGCTATTTACAAATAGCCCAACATGATCTATGCTATGCGTAATGATTATAATGATTCTGGATCTCGttttgtgaattatttttggtaTACTTGGGTAGGCTATCGTGTCAAAACAAATGATACTGAGAATTTAGTATGCCACTCGCTATAAGAAAGACAGAACAGAAACGAATCCAGGcaatttatcaataaatttcactATATCAAGCTTGCAAGGTTTTTGAAGGTTACAGCAACCTTGACTGGATTTTCTACGTACAACTTATTATTTCTCTAAGCTCTCATCTCCCACGAAAATGGTTTCAACTCGATGTTTTTTGACAAGCAAAATAGAGCTTTATCGGGAAATCAAACAGCGAGATGACGTTTCGGAATTAGAACGTGCGCATGAATTCATCGCGGCTCGTAAGATTCAAGTCAGCTCATAACACGATCATTAAAATGTCGTTATACCCTAGTCGAAATTTCTAGGATCacgaatttttaccaaaattgagacatttcatattatttggtacaaaattgtaaatgtgcatgcagtttttcataatgaattgttaattttctttcaaaattgcgtcgtataaattttttattgaaaaaatataaattttcattaaaatctaGAAGATTTTATGAGAAATTATgcagatttaaaattttgttcgaaAGTGATTTTTATATAAAGTTGTATGAAATGTTCCAATTTCTCTGAACATTCgtagaaaatcgtaaaaatcattttcaccagAGTAATATTCAATTATGCGACGGCGCATGATAACAGTCATTATTGCCTACTTTTTTTAAGGCCTGGTGTCGTGGCTTTATTACTCGGAATCACTTAAGAATGTTGGATCAATCAGCGACAACGATACAGCGGCACTGGCGAGGTTTTATGGCACGTGAATTCGCGAGATCTCATCTCATGGATCAGGTGACGAAAATGTGGTGGGAGCATTATCACCGGTGTGCTACGAAGATTCAAGCACTTTGGCGTGGTCACAAAGCTCGCAAAAACGGCGTTAGTTTTCCAAAGTACCGCCGATGGTTGCAGTCGGTCTATGACAAGAACACTGAGACGTCGACGAGGATGAAAGAGTATAACGATGAGTCTTCTGACCAATAAAGCATCGAGTCCCGGGTtacgaatgaaaatgatttcccAAAAGTATCCGCGATTATACAGCCAAGAACTGTTTCTCCTTAGATTTCGCGATTCAGAATCGGCGTACATGAGGAAACTCATGGAGCGTGAATCCATGCTTTGGATCCTGTTCATTCTCTTCAAGCTGCACCATCTTCTGAGTACCGAGTCTCAGCCAGGTGTCCTAGCGCGCATTGACAAAACGAGGTTCACAATGATTGAGAAAATGATGCGAAGCCTGGAGTATACCCTCTACGTGGAGAAGCGGCGTCTAAAAAAGTGCAGGGTCCGACCACCGGATGCGCAGCCTCTGCTCTTTGAAGGGACGTATTTTGAACGGtgcgaaaaagaaattcgGGACTTGGAGCGAAGCTTGGAACTTGGCAACGGCTCCATTCGCAAAGGCGAGTGTGTTCTGCTTTATTTGAAGACCTCTGTTTCACAAGTACTAAAAACCTCTGATACTCGTAGGCATATCTTATGAGGAGCAAGAAaggtgtttgaaaaatgttcaaagaCTTCGGACACAATCGGAGTCTGGAAAATTCGGCACTAAATTGCCGTTCAGAACAGTCACTCGTTGCACGGCCCCATGCAGTTGGGATACATCCATTCGAGTGACAACGGGTG
Proteins encoded in this region:
- the LOC124296714 gene encoding spermatogenesis-associated protein 17-like — encoded protein: MLDQSATTIQRHWRGFMAREFARSHLMDQVTKMWWEHYHRCATKIQALWRGHKARKNGVSFPKYRRWLQSVYDKNTETSTRMKEFRDSESAYMRKLMERESMLWILFILFKLHHLLSTESQPGVLARIDKTRFTMIEKMMRSLEYTLYVEKRRLKKCRVRPPDAQPLLFEGTYFERCEKEIRDLERSLELGNGSIRKGECVLLYLKTSVSQVLKTSDTRRHIL